GGGCTCGTTGCGAGCCAGACCGCCGCCGACGCGGACGTTGTACCCCGTGACCTGCTCGCCGTCGATCTCCTTTTCGGCGGGTTCGAACGCGAGGTCGTTGATGTCGCCCTGACCACAGCCCTCGTCACAGCCGGTTACCGCCACCTTCCACTTCCGGGGGAGATTCGAGTGCGCCTCGTTTCGCTTGAACGTGTCGTGAAGCTCGTCGGCCAGCGCACCGGCGTCGACGTGTTCGTGCTCGTCTTTCCCCGCGACCGGACAGCCGACGATGTTCCGCCAGGAGTCGCCACAGGCCTGCACCGCCGAGAGGCCGACGTCCTCGAGCCGGTCGAAGATGTCGGGGACGTCCTCGAGGTTGATCCAGTGAAGTTGGATCGCCTGGCGGGTCGTCACGTCGAGCCAGCCGTTGCCGAATTCCGGATTGGTGGCGGGGCCGTTCGAGTACTCTTTCGCGAGTTCGGCCAGGACACGAAACTGTCCCGGCTCGAGGACCCCGCTCGGCGGACCGACCCGGAGCATGAAATAGGACTCCTGGCCGGCGCGCTGGTGGTACAGTCCGTACCACTTGAAGCGCTCGAACCAGGCGTCGTGTTCGTCCTCGGGAATCGACTCCCACCCCAACGCGGCGAACTCCTCGATCGCCTCCCTGATGTCGGTCCCGTACAGTTCGTCTTTCCAGTTCTCGACGTCGCTTGGCATCTGCACCGGGCTACGCGGACTGCCTACAAGGCCCCAGCCGTGGCGTCAGTTCTCCCCGCCTCTCGCCCCTTCCGGCGGTATTTGCCGGGCCGATTCGACTGCCTCGCCGAACGACGGCTCGAGCCTCGCCTGGACGGCCGACGCCTCGTACCGTTCGAACTCGCCGTCGACGACCCGGCCGACTGGCAGGCGCTCGACCGAGGAGTGACAGCCGCACTCGAGACACCGGCCGACCGCCCCCGCGACCACGCTGGTGCCGTCGACGCCGACGTCCGTGAACCCCTCGAGCAGGACGTACGCCGGTTCGCACCGACAGAATTGGCCGCGAGCGAGGGTCCAGACGTCGCTCGCGCCGACCGTCCGGGAGTCGTCGACGCTGATCCACGCCCCGTCGTCGAGGGTACGCAACGAAATTGCCATACCCTCGCTTCGGGTGGAAGCCACCTTCGTCCATCGGCCCGTGCAATGCTTCGCCGTTGTCGTGACGGCTGTTTGGGCGGAGATCGCCAGCAGGCGTTGCCATCTTTCGTTTCGTCCCGTCAGAGATACCAGCAATCGTTACCCGAGAACGGGAGCCGGGGTATCGCTTGCACCCGAAGCCGTGCTTAAGCGATGGCCGACCATACGGGGGAGTATGCCCGACGATCCGTCACGGCCACACGACCGCCCATCACGCCGCCAGCCCTCCGAACGTAGGGTACGGAGTCGCCAGCACGTCTCCGCCGACGTGGCACCTGAATTGCACCGTCCTCCCGTCGAACTCGGCCCGTCGCGGTCTGCTCCGACTGACGATCCGGAGGATACGCGATGACGAATGCGACGCCCGACGGACGCCAGCTGGACGAATCCGGCGACGGCGACGCCGACGGCGACGGTGACGGTGACGGAAGCAGCGACGACAACGGAAAAATCGTCAGCGACCGAACCACCCCGGACGCCACTCACGACGAGAGCGACGCAACCCACCTCGAGGACGTCGACGTCGGCGCTGGCTGTACGGAAATCTGGGAACACCTCGCCGAGCGACGCGAGGAGTAGCGAGGAGACCCGGATGCACTCCTCGTCGAGCCACAGCGGACCGTCTGGAACGCTTTTTAGGCACGTCGCCCCTATCAGCGGTACATGACCGACGATCACACCGGAGACCGCCGCACTCGAGACGGCGACCCCGGGAACGAGCCTCCGATCCCGACGGATCGAAAATCGCCGGTCGGCGCACCGGTCATCCGGGGCGACGAATCGATCACGGGAACCCACGCCCGTCAGGCCGTCCAGTTCGACCCCGACGACCCGGACAGTCTCGCACTCGCGGCCGAAACCGTCGCCCAGTTCGCCACTGGCTCCGTCGACGAAGATCACCTCTACATGCTCCGCGGCGCCGCGGCCTGTGCCGCCCTCGTCCGCGGGGTAGGATCCTACAAGACCGCCGCCGAGCGAGCCAGCGACCAGGTCGAGGGTGACGGGACAGTCACGGTCTCGTTCATCCGCAAGTGGGCCCGCGTCCACGACCTCCCCCGATCGGTTCGTCGACAGGTCGCCCTCGGCGAAATCGCCCCCTCCGCTGCCAAACACATCGCCCGCGTCGGCGGCGAGGACCGACTCCTGCTCGCCTGGGCCGTCCTCGACGGTGACCTCACCGTTCGCGACGTCCGTCAGGTCGCCAGTCAGGTCAACGATGGAGCCTCGATCGAGCACGCACTCGGCGACTGCGATGTCACCCTCGGTCGCCTCGAACTCACCCTCCCGGCGTCGGCCTACCGCGACCTCCGTCGACGAGCCTCCCTCGAGGGCGTCGATCCAGGAACGATCGTTGCTGACGCCCTCGGAAACGCGCGTGAGTAGCCTCTGGAGCACGCACTCGAGTACACTCTGGAGCAAGCGTCACGAACACACTCGCTAACCCGTTCGAATAGTCCCAGTCCCAGTCCCAGCCCAGTCCTCCCAGTCCCAGTCCCAGCCCAGTCCTCCCAGTCCCAGTCCCAGCCCAGTCCTCCCAGTCCCAGTCCCAGCCCAGTCCTCCCAGTCCCAGTCCCAGCCCAGTCCTCCCAGTCCCAGTCCCAGCCCAGTCCTCCCAGTCCCAGTCCCAGCCCAGTCCTCCCAGTCCCAGTCCCAGGCGAGCGTCACAATCCCATCACTGCGACAGGTACGTCCGCGCCGTCTCCGCCACCACCGCCCCCGCCTCGAGCACCTCGTCCCACTCGATCGTCTCCTCCGGGAAGTGCGCCTGATCGATGCTCCCCGGCCCGAACAGGACCGTCGGAATCCCCGCCTCGACGTAGTGTCGATTGTCGGCCCCGTACGTCGCCCCGCGCGGTTCGGCCGCCTCGGCATCGAATCCGCACGCTGCCATCCCGTCCTGGAGCGCCGAAACCACCGGTTCGTCCGCCGCAATTTCCGCCGGCTCGAACTGCACCGAGAACCGCTCGATCGTCGGTCCGCTGACCCCGGCCGTCCAGGACGGCTCGTCCAACAGCGACTCGAGACGGCTTCGGAGCGCGTGTTCGACGTCCGTCACCGTCTCCCCGGGCGCAACGCCAACTCGAACCTCCGCCGTCAGTTCGTCCGGAACCGAGGACGCCCATCGTCCCGCCTCGACTCGCCCGATACAGATCGGCCACGGAATCGGGAACTCGTCGTACAACGGATGGAGCACGGTCTCGCTTCGGTCCCGTTCGAACGCCTCGAGTTCCTCGCGAACGCGCTCGAACGCCGGCAACACCGACGCCCCCCGCCACCGCGTCGCCGCGTGTGCCGAGCGGCCCTCGAGGCCAATTCGGACCATCAGGCTCCCCTCGACCGCCGTCACCGGACGTAACTCGGTCGGCTCCGCGACGATCGCCGCGTCCCGCTCGAACGGGTACGGGCTCTCGAGTGCTGCCGCGGCCGCACCGATCCCGCCTTCCTCCTCGCCGACGACGCTCTCGACGACGATTCGACCGTCCAGGTCGGAGTCGTGGCCGAGGTTGCCATCCGCACTGCCCTCCGCGAGGTGACGCGCCGCAAATACGCACGCCCCAAGCCCCGACTTCATGTCCGCCGCACCCCTGGCCGTCAGGCGACCGTCGCGCCACCGAGGCTCGAACGGGTTACCCTCCCAACCAGACCCCGTGGGAACGACGTCGACGTGACCGTTCAACACCAGGGTCGGTCCTGCATCAGGATTCCCAAACTCGAGAACCCCGGCGACGCTTGGCCGATCCGCCACCTCGATGTCGTCGGGGTCGTCCGGAAACGACGGATGCTCAGCCAGGACGGCCGAGTTAGCCTCCCAGGTGTAGGTTCGAAAGCCCGCCGCCTCGAGTTCCTCGCGCAGCCACACCTGGGCCCGCTTCTCGTTTCCTGCAGTCGTCTCGAACGAACAGCACGTGTCGACAAACTCTCGAAGATCATCCTCCCAGATGCGGAAATTCATGTGCGAGACCACGTCGGACCCCGATATAATACCGTGGGAGAAAGAAACGTTTAACCACGCGTCCCCGAAAGAGGAGGGTACAGGGCCGGTAGCTCAGTTCGGCAGAGCGTCTGGCTTTTAACCAGACGGTCGCGTGTTCAAATCGCGCCCGGCCCGCTTTTGCCACGAGCAAATTCGCGAGTGACAAAACGACCCTGCGGTTTAATAGACTCGAAAGGCACAGCGAATCGAGCATTTCTGGGCGTAGTTCACAATCGCGCCCGTCCCGCGTCCCCGCCGCGAGTACGTTCGTGAGTGACGAATTCGGATCGATCCCACGTCATCATCCGACAGATGAGTTTCTCGAGTATCGAACCGTACCGAACCACACCGAGCGAGCCGCAGTTGCCACTCGAGAACGGCCACAGAGCACAGACATTGAACACTGAACCACCGAAAACCGAACACCGATACCAACCACGTTGACGAACCGGCACGCGAACCGTGATCGTCTAGAAATCCAAGCCCTCAGCCTCGCAACGGCATGAACGCCAACCCGGCCAGCAACACGATCGCAATCACCGACAGCCCGATCGCCCACCAGAAGCCATGAATTCGCTCGTTGTGGTCGTCGACAGCCTGATGCTGGGCCTGGAAACTCTCGACGTCCTCGGTCAGGTAGACCACGTCCTCGCTCGGGAAGTGAACGCCGTAGGGCGTCTGCTCGATCATCACTTCCTCATTGTGGGCGAGTGATACCTCCGTGACTTCCTCACCGGTATACTCGACGGTCACCTCGTCAGTTGCGAGCGACGTCACCTCACCATCGACCTGCTCTTCCAGGTCGGAGTTGTAAAACGTCACTTCGTCTCCGACTGCGTACTCCCGGGTGTCGATGTCGTCGACCTCCGTGACGTGGCGAACGACCTCCTGGCCGTCCTCTTCGACGATCACGTAGACGCCGTCAGGGCGCTCGAGGAACGTGTATCCCTCTCCGTCTTCGGATTCGACTGCCTCAATCAGCAGGAAGGTTTCGGGTTGGGCTTCCTCGTCGCTCTCGT
This region of Natronosalvus halobius genomic DNA includes:
- a CDS encoding DUF7119 family protein; its protein translation is MTDDHTGDRRTRDGDPGNEPPIPTDRKSPVGAPVIRGDESITGTHARQAVQFDPDDPDSLALAAETVAQFATGSVDEDHLYMLRGAAACAALVRGVGSYKTAAERASDQVEGDGTVTVSFIRKWARVHDLPRSVRRQVALGEIAPSAAKHIARVGGEDRLLLAWAVLDGDLTVRDVRQVASQVNDGASIEHALGDCDVTLGRLELTLPASAYRDLRRRASLEGVDPGTIVADALGNARE
- a CDS encoding M20/M25/M40 family metallo-hydrolase, whose protein sequence is MNFRIWEDDLREFVDTCCSFETTAGNEKRAQVWLREELEAAGFRTYTWEANSAVLAEHPSFPDDPDDIEVADRPSVAGVLEFGNPDAGPTLVLNGHVDVVPTGSGWEGNPFEPRWRDGRLTARGAADMKSGLGACVFAARHLAEGSADGNLGHDSDLDGRIVVESVVGEEEGGIGAAAAALESPYPFERDAAIVAEPTELRPVTAVEGSLMVRIGLEGRSAHAATRWRGASVLPAFERVREELEAFERDRSETVLHPLYDEFPIPWPICIGRVEAGRWASSVPDELTAEVRVGVAPGETVTDVEHALRSRLESLLDEPSWTAGVSGPTIERFSVQFEPAEIAADEPVVSALQDGMAACGFDAEAAEPRGATYGADNRHYVEAGIPTVLFGPGSIDQAHFPEETIEWDEVLEAGAVVAETARTYLSQ